In Brassica rapa cultivar Chiifu-401-42 chromosome A06, CAAS_Brap_v3.01, whole genome shotgun sequence, a single window of DNA contains:
- the LOC103873244 gene encoding NO-associated protein 1, chloroplastic/mitochondrial, which produces MALRALSTFPSLPRRFTGRGPTLTVIHRNPTTSIVCKSISTSESTVSLSERDGFAAAAPTPGERFLENQRAHQAQKVVKKELKREKKKKKEESVRKVVDTSVSCCYGCGAPLQTSDVDSPGFVDLVTYDLKKKHHQLRSVICGRCQLLSHGHMITAVGGNGGYAGGKQFVSADQLRDKLSHLRLEKALIVKLVDIVDFNGSFLTRVRDLVGANPIILVITKIDLLPKGTDMNCIGDWVVEVTTKKKLNVLSVHLTSSKSLDGVSGVASEIQKEKKGRDVYILGAANVGKSAFINALLKTMAERDPVAAAAQKYKPIQSAVPGTTLGPIQINAFLGGEKLYDTPGVHLHHRQAAVVHSDDLPALAPQNRLRGQSFHISTLPTQSSSSSEGESLNGYTFFWGGLVRIDILKALPETRFTFYGPKALEIHVVPTKTATEFYQKEVGVLLTPPSGKDQIQEWKGLQSHRLLRIEFNDPKRPASDVAISGLGWISIEPIRRSKDSEPRDLEEAEHEIRVCVSVPKPVEVFIRPTLPIGTSGAEWYQYRDLSDKEEEVRPKWYF; this is translated from the exons ATGGCGCTACGAGCTCTCTCCACGTTTCCTTCTCTTCCTCGTCGCTTCACCGGACGTGGACCCACTCTCACCGTCATTCACCGGAACCCAACGACGTCAATCGTCTGTAAGTCTATCTCCACTTCAGAATCGACGGTTTCACTCTCGGAGCGGGATGGATTCGCGGCGGCAGCTCCGACTCCCGGAGAGAGGTTCTTGGAGAACCAAAGAGCTCACCAAGCTCAGAAAGTGGTGAAGAAAGAGCTCAAaagggagaagaagaaaaagaaggaagaGAGCGTGCGGAAAGTTGTCGACACCTCCGTCTCGTGTTGCTACGGCTGCGGAGCTCCGTTACAGACCTCCGACGTCGATTCTCCGGGATTCGTCGATCTCGTTACTTACGACTTG AAGAAGAAACATCACCAGCTAAGAAGTGTAATATGTGGAAGATGTCAGCTTTTGTCTCATGGGCATATGATTACAGCTGTTGGTGGTAATGGAGGGTATGCTGGTGGGAAGCAGTTCGTTTCAGCTGATCAACTCAGGGACAAGCTTTCTCACTTGCGCCTTGAGAAGGCCTTGATTGTCAAATTGGTTGACATTGTTGATTTTAATGGTAGCTTCTTAACTCGTGTTCGTGATTTGGTTGGTGCCAATCCGATCATACTGGTTATAACTAAG ATTGATCTCCTTCCAAAAGGAACAGATATGAATTGTATTGGTGATTGGGTTGTAGAAGTGACCACGAAGAAAAAACTAAA TGTCTTGAGTGTCCATCTGACAAGTTCCAAGTCACTGGATGGAGTTAGCGGAGTTGCGTCTGAAATCCAGAAGGAGAAAAAG ggACGAGATGTCTACATTCTG GGTGCAGCTAACGTAGGGAAGTCAGCATTCATCAATGCTTTGCTGA AAACAATGGCGGAAAGGGACCCTGTTGCAGCAGCCGCACAGAAGTACAAACCGATTCAATCAGCTGTCCCTGGAACAACCTTGGGTCCAATTCAGATCAACGCCTTCCTCGGAGGAGAG AAGTTGTATGACACACCGGGAGTTCACTTACACCATAGGCAAGCAGCTGTTGTGCATTCAGATGATTTACCCGCCCTTGCTCCTCAGAATCGTCTCAGAGGCCAGTCTTTCCAT ATTTCAACATTGCCAACACAATCATCAAGTAGTTCCGAAGGTGAGAGCTTAAACGGTTATACATTCTTTTGGGGAGGTCTCGTCAGGATTGACATCTTGAAG GCTCTACCAGAAACACGTTTCACATTCTATGGACCAAAGGCTCTTGAGATTCATGTAGTACCAACCAAAACAGCAACCGAGTTTTACCAG AAAGAAGTGGGCGTGCTTCTGACACCTCCATCAGGGAAAGATCAGATACAGGAGTGGAAAGGATTACAGTCTCACCGTTTACTCCGAATCGAATTTAACGATCCAAAAAG ACCGGCTAGTGATGTGGCGATTTCGGGGTTAGGATGGATTTCAATCGAACCAATCCGCAGATCAAAAGACTCTGAGCCGAGAGATCTCGAAGAAGCAGAGCATGAGATACGTGTTTGTGTGAGTGTGCCAAAACCAGTTGAAGTGTTTATCAGACCAACACTACCCATTGGCACTTCTGGTGCTGAATGGTATCAATACCGTGACTTATCCGACAAGGAAGAAGAGGTCAGACCCAAATGGTACTTCTGA